The proteins below are encoded in one region of Streptomyces cyanogenus:
- a CDS encoding LCP family protein, translated as MAAESTQPAITEPGATPRHRGRGRRRKAPSTGRKALRATVWTAAGVVLLGGAGAGYVYFKLNGNLHSVDINQALGSDRPTKIDNGSENILVLGSDTRSGKNKKLGGGTDDGSARSDTAMIVHVYEGHKKASVVSIPRDTLVDRPRCTDTKGTSHPAASGVMFNEAYSTGGAACAVKTVESITGIRMDHYLEVDFEGFQKLIDDLGGVEVTTTRNIRDPQSHLDLKAGTHTLNGEQALGLVRTRHGVGDGSDLGRIQLQQAFIKALIDQVKHVGVFTNPKKLYDLADTATKAVTTDSDLGSVNSLIDFADGLKGISSAHMKMVTMPVQYDPANPNRVLLAKTKAQLVWNALKNDKPIPASATKGTATGEAKGVVSAP; from the coding sequence GTGGCCGCCGAGAGCACTCAGCCCGCCATAACCGAGCCGGGCGCGACCCCGCGCCACCGGGGCAGGGGGCGCCGCCGCAAGGCCCCCAGCACCGGTCGCAAGGCGCTGCGCGCCACGGTCTGGACGGCCGCGGGCGTGGTCCTCCTGGGCGGCGCCGGCGCCGGGTACGTCTACTTCAAGCTCAACGGCAACCTGCACAGCGTCGACATCAACCAGGCGCTCGGCAGCGACCGGCCCACGAAGATCGACAACGGCTCGGAGAACATCCTGGTCCTCGGCTCGGACACCCGCTCCGGCAAGAACAAGAAGCTCGGCGGCGGCACGGACGACGGCAGCGCCCGCTCGGACACCGCGATGATCGTCCACGTCTACGAGGGCCACAAGAAGGCCAGCGTGGTCTCCATCCCCCGGGACACCCTCGTCGACCGCCCCCGGTGCACCGACACCAAGGGCACCTCCCACCCCGCCGCGTCCGGCGTGATGTTCAACGAGGCGTACTCCACCGGTGGCGCGGCCTGCGCGGTGAAGACGGTGGAGTCCATCACCGGTATCCGCATGGACCACTACCTGGAGGTCGACTTCGAGGGCTTCCAGAAGCTCATCGACGACCTCGGCGGGGTCGAGGTCACCACCACCAGGAACATCCGGGACCCGCAGAGCCACCTGGACCTCAAGGCCGGCACCCACACCCTGAACGGCGAGCAGGCCCTGGGCCTGGTCCGCACCCGGCACGGCGTGGGCGACGGCTCCGACCTCGGCCGCATCCAGCTCCAGCAGGCCTTCATCAAGGCCCTGATCGACCAGGTCAAGCACGTCGGCGTCTTCACGAACCCCAAGAAGCTGTACGACCTCGCCGACACCGCCACCAAGGCCGTCACCACCGACTCCGACCTCGGCTCGGTCAACTCCCTGATCGACTTCGCCGACGGCCTCAAGGGCATCAGCTCGGCCCACATGAAGATGGTCACGATGCCCGTCCAGTACGACCCGGCCAACCCCAACCGCGTCCTGCTGGCCAAGACCAAGGCGCAGCTGGTCTGGAACGCCCTGAAGAACGACAAGCCGATCCCGGCGTCGGCCACGAAGGGAACGGCCACCGGCGAGGCCAAGGGCGTGGTGAGCGCCCCCTGA
- the rho gene encoding transcription termination factor Rho: MSDTTDLMGARVEETAAAPATDASAPATGAGSRRRRGTGLEGMVLAELQQVASGLGIRGTARMRKSQLIEVIKEAQAAGGAPAAKADAATETKPKRRATSKARTGESAESGAGTAKKAEAKTEAPAEKAVAQQQIEIPGQPASDDAPSERRRRRATAEAGSPAQGGAETVATEAKSEPKAEAPAQQQGEARGDAGDGEGRGRRDRRERGRDRDRRNKGDDQQGQGGGRQDRQQQGQQQGGGRQDRNTGPQDDDDFEGGRRGRRGRYRDRRGRRGRDDIAEPQLAEDDVLIPVAGILDILDNYAFIRTSGYLPGPNDVYVSLAQVRKNGLRKGDHVTGAVRQPKEGERREKFNALVRLDSVNGMAPEHGRGRPEFNKLTPLYPQDRLRLETDPGVLTTRIIDLVSPIGKGQRGLIVAPPKTGKTMIMQAIANAITHNNPECHLMVVLVDERPEEVTDMQRSVKGEVISSTFDRPAEDHTTVAELAIERAKRLVELGHDVVVLLDSITRLGRAYNLAAPASGRILSGGVDSTALYPPKRFFGAARNIEDGGSLTILATALVDTGSRMDEVIFEEFKGTGNMELKLDRKLADKRIFPAVDVDASGTRKEEILLGAEELGIVWKLRRVLHALDQQQAIELLLDKMKQTKSNVEFLMQIQKTTPTPGND, translated from the coding sequence GTGAGCGACACCACCGATCTGATGGGCGCACGTGTCGAGGAGACCGCTGCCGCGCCCGCCACGGACGCCTCCGCGCCTGCCACCGGTGCCGGCTCCCGGCGGCGCCGCGGTACCGGCCTTGAGGGCATGGTGCTGGCCGAGCTGCAGCAGGTTGCCTCGGGCCTCGGGATCAGGGGCACCGCGCGGATGCGCAAGAGCCAGCTGATCGAGGTCATCAAGGAGGCGCAGGCCGCCGGGGGAGCCCCCGCCGCCAAGGCTGACGCCGCCACCGAGACCAAGCCGAAGCGCCGGGCCACCTCCAAGGCCCGCACCGGCGAGTCCGCCGAGAGCGGCGCGGGCACGGCGAAGAAGGCGGAGGCCAAGACCGAGGCGCCCGCCGAGAAGGCCGTGGCCCAGCAGCAGATCGAGATCCCCGGCCAGCCGGCCTCCGACGACGCCCCGAGCGAGCGCCGTCGCCGCCGTGCCACCGCGGAGGCGGGCAGCCCGGCCCAGGGCGGCGCCGAGACCGTCGCCACCGAGGCCAAGAGCGAGCCCAAGGCCGAGGCGCCCGCGCAGCAGCAGGGCGAGGCCAGGGGCGACGCCGGTGACGGCGAGGGCCGTGGCCGCCGGGACCGCCGTGAGCGCGGCCGGGACCGTGACCGCCGCAACAAGGGCGACGACCAGCAGGGCCAGGGCGGCGGCCGCCAGGACCGGCAGCAGCAGGGCCAGCAGCAGGGCGGCGGCCGTCAGGACCGCAACACCGGCCCCCAGGACGACGACGACTTCGAGGGCGGCCGCCGTGGCCGCCGCGGCCGCTACCGCGACCGCCGGGGCCGCCGGGGCCGTGACGACATCGCCGAGCCGCAGCTCGCCGAGGACGACGTCCTGATCCCCGTCGCGGGCATCCTGGACATCCTCGACAACTACGCCTTCATCCGGACCTCCGGCTACCTGCCCGGCCCGAACGACGTGTACGTCTCCCTCGCCCAGGTCCGCAAGAACGGCCTGCGCAAGGGTGACCACGTCACCGGTGCCGTCCGGCAGCCGAAGGAGGGCGAGCGCCGCGAGAAGTTCAACGCGCTGGTCCGCCTGGACTCCGTCAACGGCATGGCGCCCGAACACGGCCGCGGCCGCCCGGAGTTCAACAAGCTGACCCCGCTCTACCCGCAGGACCGGCTCCGTCTGGAGACCGACCCGGGCGTGCTGACCACCCGCATCATCGACCTGGTCTCGCCCATCGGCAAGGGCCAGCGCGGTCTGATCGTGGCCCCGCCGAAGACCGGCAAGACCATGATCATGCAGGCGATCGCCAACGCGATCACGCACAACAACCCCGAGTGCCACCTGATGGTCGTCCTCGTCGACGAGCGTCCGGAAGAGGTCACCGACATGCAGCGGTCGGTCAAGGGCGAGGTCATCTCCTCGACCTTCGACCGCCCGGCCGAGGACCACACCACCGTCGCCGAGCTGGCCATCGAGCGGGCCAAGCGACTGGTGGAGCTGGGCCACGACGTGGTCGTGCTGCTCGACTCGATCACGCGTCTGGGCCGCGCCTACAACCTGGCGGCGCCCGCCTCCGGCCGCATCCTGTCCGGTGGTGTCGACTCGACCGCGCTCTACCCGCCGAAGCGGTTCTTCGGCGCGGCGCGCAACATCGAGGACGGCGGCTCGCTGACCATCCTCGCCACCGCCCTGGTGGACACCGGGTCCCGCATGGACGAGGTGATCTTCGAGGAGTTCAAGGGCACCGGCAACATGGAGCTCAAGCTCGACCGGAAGCTCGCCGACAAGCGCATCTTCCCGGCGGTGGACGTCGACGCGTCCGGTACCCGCAAGGAGGAGATCCTGCTCGGTGCCGAGGAGCTGGGCATCGTCTGGAAGCTCCGCCGTGTCCTGCACGCGCTGGACCAGCAGCAGGCGATCGAGCTGCTTCTCGACAAGATGAAGCAGACCAAGTCGAACGTCGAGTTCCTGATGCAGATCCAGAAGACGACGCCGACGCCGGGCAACGACTGA
- a CDS encoding S8 family peptidase produces MFAAGNNGYTDAVSAPACVPSAIAVGSTTDDDQLSAFTNRGPLPDLLAPGTSIISSVPGGGCASESGTSMSAPHVAGSLAILRQAFPNESLANLESRLKKSGKTIRGPRRRRPRGDHRR; encoded by the coding sequence CTGTTCGCCGCCGGCAACAACGGTTACACCGACGCGGTGAGCGCTCCGGCCTGCGTGCCCTCCGCGATCGCGGTCGGCTCCACCACCGACGACGACCAGCTGTCCGCGTTCACCAACCGCGGCCCGCTGCCGGACCTCCTCGCCCCCGGCACCAGCATCATCTCCTCGGTGCCCGGCGGCGGTTGCGCCTCCGAGAGCGGTACATCCATGTCCGCACCGCACGTGGCAGGCTCCCTCGCCATCCTGCGGCAGGCCTTCCCCAACGAGAGCCTCGCGAACCTGGAGTCGCGGCTGAAGAAGAGCGGGAAGACCATCAGAGGACCCCGCCGTCGCCGACCCCGAGGCGACCATCGGCGGTGA
- a CDS encoding L-threonylcarbamoyladenylate synthase, with protein sequence MARRYDTNDATDRVTGLREAASAVRRGELVVLPTDTVYGIGADAFSSEAVADLLAAKGRGRNMPTPVLIGSPNTLHGLVTDFSELAWELVDAFWPGALTIVAKHQPSLQWDLGDTRGTVAVRMPLHPVAIELLTEVGPMAVSSANLTGHPAPENCDAAQEMLGDSVSVYLDGGPTPGNVPSSIVDVSRQVPVLLRAGALSAEELRKVVPDLEVAN encoded by the coding sequence ATGGCACGGCGATACGACACCAACGACGCGACCGACCGCGTGACGGGTCTGCGCGAGGCCGCGTCCGCCGTCCGCCGGGGCGAGCTGGTGGTGCTGCCGACCGACACGGTGTACGGCATCGGCGCCGACGCGTTCTCCTCCGAGGCCGTCGCCGACCTGCTGGCCGCCAAGGGCCGGGGCCGCAACATGCCCACCCCCGTCCTCATCGGCTCCCCGAACACCCTGCACGGCCTGGTCACGGACTTCTCCGAGCTGGCCTGGGAGCTGGTCGACGCGTTCTGGCCGGGTGCCCTGACGATCGTCGCCAAGCACCAGCCGTCCCTCCAGTGGGACCTCGGTGACACCCGGGGCACGGTCGCCGTGCGCATGCCGCTGCACCCGGTCGCCATCGAGCTGCTCACCGAGGTCGGCCCGATGGCCGTCTCCTCGGCGAACCTCACCGGCCACCCCGCGCCGGAGAACTGCGACGCCGCCCAGGAGATGCTCGGCGACTCCGTCTCCGTCTACCTCGACGGCGGCCCCACCCCGGGCAACGTGCCGTCGTCCATCGTGGACGTCTCGCGCCAGGTGCCGGTGCTGCTGCGCGCCGGCGCGCTCTCCGCGGAGGAGCTGCGCAAGGTCGTACCCGACCTTGAGGTGGCGAATTGA
- the prmC gene encoding peptide chain release factor N(5)-glutamine methyltransferase: MNLLLAEVAQATQRLADAGVPSPRTDAEELAAFVHGVKRGELHSVKDADFDARYWEVIARREQREPLQHITGRAYFRYLELQVGPGVFVPRPETESVVGWAIDAVRAMDVVEPCIVDLCTGSGAIALALAQEVPRSRVHAVELSEDALVWTRKNVAGSRVDLRQGDALTAFPDLDGQVDLVISNPPYIPLTEWEYVAPEARDYDPELALFSGEDGLDLIRGIERTAHRLLRPGGVVVIEHADTQGGQVPWIFTEERGWADAADHPDLNNRPRFATARKALP; the protein is encoded by the coding sequence GTGAACCTGCTGCTCGCGGAGGTGGCCCAGGCCACCCAGCGGCTGGCCGACGCCGGCGTGCCCTCGCCGCGCACCGACGCGGAGGAGCTGGCCGCGTTCGTGCACGGTGTGAAGCGCGGCGAACTGCACTCCGTGAAGGACGCCGACTTCGACGCCCGCTACTGGGAGGTCATCGCCCGGCGCGAGCAGCGCGAGCCGCTGCAGCACATCACCGGGCGCGCCTACTTCCGGTACCTGGAACTCCAGGTCGGTCCGGGGGTGTTCGTGCCCCGGCCGGAGACCGAGTCGGTGGTCGGCTGGGCCATAGACGCCGTGCGCGCCATGGACGTGGTCGAGCCGTGCATCGTCGACCTGTGCACCGGCTCCGGTGCCATCGCGCTCGCCCTCGCCCAGGAGGTCCCGCGCTCGCGCGTGCACGCCGTGGAGCTGTCCGAGGACGCCCTGGTGTGGACCCGGAAGAACGTGGCCGGCTCCCGTGTCGACCTGCGGCAGGGCGACGCGCTGACCGCCTTCCCCGACCTGGACGGCCAGGTCGACCTGGTCATCTCCAACCCGCCGTACATCCCGCTGACCGAGTGGGAGTACGTCGCCCCCGAGGCCCGCGACTACGACCCGGAGCTGGCGCTCTTCTCCGGCGAGGACGGCCTCGACCTGATCCGGGGCATCGAGCGCACCGCGCACCGGCTGCTGCGTCCCGGCGGCGTCGTCGTGATCGAGCACGCCGACACCCAGGGCGGCCAGGTGCCGTGGATCTTCACCGAGGAGCGGGGCTGGGCGGACGCGGCCGATCACCCCGACCTCAACAACCGCCCGCGGTTCGCCACCGCCCGCAAGGCGCTGCCGTGA
- a CDS encoding homoserine dehydrogenase, whose product MRTRPLKVALLGCGVVGSEVARIMTTHADDLAARIGAPVELAGVAVRRPSKVREGIDPSLVTTDATALVKRGDIDVVVEVIGGIEPARTLITTAFEHGASVVSANKALLAQDGAALHAAAGEHGRDLYYEAAVAGAIPLIRPLRESLAGDKVNRVLGIVNGTTNFILDKMDSTGAGYQEALDEATALGYAEADPTADVEGFDAAAKAAILAGIAFHTRVRLDDVYREGMTEVTAADFRSAKEMGCTIKLLAICERSADGTSVTARVHPAMIPLTHPLASVRGAYNAVFVESDAAGQLMFYGPGAGGSPTASAVLGDLVAVCRNRLSGATGPGESAYADLTVSPMGQVVTRYHISLDVADKPGVLAQVATVFAEHGVSIDTVRQQGKDGEASLVVVTHRASDASLSGTVEALRKLDTVRGVASIMRVEGE is encoded by the coding sequence ATGCGTACGCGTCCGCTGAAGGTGGCGCTGCTGGGCTGTGGGGTTGTCGGCTCAGAGGTGGCGCGCATCATGACGACGCACGCCGACGACCTCGCCGCCAGGATCGGCGCGCCCGTGGAGCTGGCGGGTGTCGCGGTACGCCGGCCCTCGAAGGTCCGGGAGGGCATCGACCCGAGCCTGGTCACCACCGACGCCACCGCCCTCGTCAAACGCGGGGACATCGACGTGGTGGTCGAGGTCATCGGCGGGATCGAGCCGGCCCGGACGCTCATCACCACCGCCTTCGAGCACGGTGCCTCCGTCGTCTCCGCCAACAAGGCCCTGCTCGCCCAGGACGGGGCCGCCCTGCACGCCGCCGCCGGGGAGCACGGCCGGGACCTCTACTACGAGGCCGCCGTCGCCGGTGCCATCCCGCTGATCCGCCCGCTGCGTGAGTCGCTCGCCGGCGACAAGGTCAACCGGGTGCTCGGCATCGTCAACGGCACCACCAACTTCATCCTCGACAAGATGGACTCGACCGGCGCCGGGTACCAGGAGGCGCTCGACGAGGCCACCGCCCTGGGGTACGCCGAGGCCGACCCGACCGCCGACGTCGAGGGCTTCGACGCCGCCGCCAAAGCCGCCATCCTCGCCGGCATCGCCTTCCACACGCGCGTGCGCCTGGACGACGTCTACCGCGAGGGCATGACCGAGGTCACCGCCGCCGACTTCCGCTCCGCCAAGGAGATGGGCTGCACCATCAAGCTGCTCGCCATCTGCGAGCGCTCCGCGGACGGTACGTCCGTCACCGCGCGCGTGCACCCCGCGATGATCCCGCTCACCCACCCGCTCGCCTCCGTCCGCGGCGCGTACAACGCCGTCTTCGTCGAGTCCGACGCGGCCGGGCAGCTGATGTTCTACGGGCCCGGCGCCGGCGGTTCGCCCACCGCCTCGGCCGTGCTGGGCGACCTGGTCGCGGTCTGCCGGAACCGGCTGAGCGGGGCCACCGGGCCGGGCGAGTCGGCCTACGCCGACCTCACCGTCTCCCCGATGGGGCAGGTCGTCACCCGGTACCACATCAGCCTCGACGTGGCCGACAAACCGGGTGTGCTCGCCCAGGTCGCCACCGTCTTCGCCGAACACGGCGTGTCGATCGACACCGTTCGGCAGCAGGGCAAGGACGGCGAGGCCTCCCTCGTCGTCGTCACCCACCGGGCCTCCGACGCCTCCCTGTCCGGGACCGTCGAGGCACTGCGCAAGCTCGACACCGTGCGGGGTGTCGCCAGCATCATGCGGGTTGAAGGAGAGTAA
- a CDS encoding protein-tyrosine-phosphatase, whose product MTAPEAGRGIGGGDYGAEETTTFGFPRDTFRILHVSTGNVCRSPITERLTRHFVAERLGVLGGGLIVESAGTWGHEGAPMESHAETVLAEFGADASGFVGRELLDEHVIRADLVLTATRDHRAQVISMGHSAGLRTFTLKEFTRLVRAIDPATLPPLEDGVVMRARALVRAAAALRGWLLAPTAEADEVYDPYGAPLTFFRSIGDEIRDALDPVVTALTGVPARA is encoded by the coding sequence TTGACGGCCCCTGAAGCGGGGCGTGGCATAGGCGGCGGGGATTACGGCGCGGAGGAGACGACGACGTTCGGGTTCCCCCGCGACACCTTCCGCATCCTCCACGTCAGCACCGGCAACGTGTGCCGCTCGCCCATCACCGAGCGGCTGACCCGCCACTTCGTCGCGGAGCGGCTCGGCGTGCTCGGCGGCGGGCTGATCGTGGAGAGCGCCGGCACCTGGGGGCACGAGGGCGCGCCCATGGAGTCCCACGCGGAGACCGTGCTGGCCGAGTTCGGCGCGGACGCCTCCGGCTTCGTCGGCCGGGAGCTGCTGGACGAGCACGTGATCAGGGCCGACCTGGTGCTGACCGCCACCCGCGACCACCGTGCCCAGGTCATCTCCATGGGCCATTCGGCGGGGTTGCGCACCTTCACCCTGAAGGAGTTCACCCGGCTGGTCCGGGCGATAGATCCGGCCACCCTGCCGCCGCTGGAGGACGGCGTGGTCATGCGCGCCCGGGCGCTGGTGCGGGCGGCGGCGGCCCTGCGCGGCTGGCTGCTGGCCCCGACCGCCGAGGCGGACGAGGTGTACGACCCCTACGGCGCCCCGCTGACCTTCTTCCGCTCGATCGGCGACGAGATAAGGGACGCGCTGGATCCGGTGGTGACGGCACTGACGGGCGTCCCGGCGCGCGCCTGA
- the thrC gene encoding threonine synthase, whose translation MTHQWRGIIEEYRDRLPVSDTTPVVTLREGGTPLVPAQVLSERTGCEVHLKVEGANPTGSFKDRGMTMAISKAKEEGAKAVICASTGNTSASAAAYAVRAGMVSAVLVPQGKIALGKMGQALVHGAKILQVDGNFDDCLTLARALSENYPVALVNSVNPVRIEGQKTAAFEIVDMLGDAPDIHVLPVGNAGNITAYWKGYKEYAADGISTRTPRMWGFQASGSAPIVRGEVVKDPSTIATAIRIGNPASWQYALAARDESGGAIDEVTDREILRAYRLLAAQEGVFVEPASAASVAGLLKAAEQGKVDPGQRIVCTVTGNGLKDPDWAVAGAPQPVTVPVDAATAAERLGLG comes from the coding sequence ATGACCCACCAGTGGCGCGGAATCATCGAGGAGTACCGGGACAGGCTGCCGGTATCCGACACCACGCCGGTCGTGACGCTCCGCGAGGGCGGCACGCCCCTCGTGCCCGCGCAGGTGCTCTCCGAGCGCACGGGCTGTGAGGTCCACCTCAAGGTGGAGGGCGCCAACCCCACCGGCTCCTTCAAGGACCGCGGCATGACCATGGCCATCAGCAAGGCCAAGGAGGAGGGGGCGAAGGCCGTCATCTGCGCCTCCACCGGCAACACCTCCGCCTCCGCCGCCGCGTACGCGGTGCGGGCGGGCATGGTGTCGGCCGTCCTGGTGCCGCAGGGCAAGATCGCCCTCGGCAAGATGGGCCAGGCGCTCGTGCACGGCGCGAAGATCCTCCAGGTCGACGGCAACTTCGACGACTGCCTCACCCTGGCGCGCGCGCTGAGCGAGAACTACCCCGTCGCGCTGGTGAATTCGGTCAATCCGGTGCGTATCGAGGGCCAGAAGACGGCGGCCTTCGAGATCGTGGACATGCTCGGCGACGCGCCCGACATCCACGTCCTCCCGGTCGGCAACGCGGGCAACATCACCGCCTACTGGAAGGGCTACAAGGAGTACGCCGCCGACGGCATCTCCACCAGGACCCCTCGCATGTGGGGTTTCCAGGCGTCCGGCAGTGCCCCGATCGTGCGCGGCGAGGTCGTCAAGGACCCGTCGACCATCGCCACCGCCATCCGCATCGGCAACCCGGCCTCCTGGCAGTACGCGCTGGCCGCGCGCGACGAGTCGGGCGGTGCCATCGACGAGGTGACGGACCGTGAAATCCTGCGCGCCTACCGTCTGTTGGCCGCGCAGGAGGGCGTCTTCGTGGAGCCCGCCTCCGCCGCCTCCGTGGCCGGTCTGCTCAAGGCGGCCGAGCAGGGCAAGGTCGACCCGGGCCAGCGCATCGTGTGCACCGTCACCGGCAACGGCCTGAAGGACCCCGACTGGGCCGTCGCCGGCGCCCCGCAGCCGGTCACCGTCCCGGTCGACGCGGCCACCGCGGCCGAGCGCCTCGGCCTCGGCTGA
- the thrB gene encoding homoserine kinase, whose amino-acid sequence MAGPAFRAAAVRVRVPATSANLGPGFDALGLGLGLYDDVVVRVADSGLHIDIAGEGSETLPRDESHLLVRSLRTAFDLLGGQPRGLEIVCANRIPHGRGLGSSSAAICAGIVAARAVTIGGEARLDDAALLELATEIEGHPDNVAACLLGGFTLSWMEGGTARAIRMDPHDSIVPVVFVPGKPVLTETARGLLPRTVPHVDAAANAGRAALLVEALTRRPELLLPATEDRLHQEYRAPAMPESAALVERLRADGIPAVISGAGPTVMALADADSADKVSHLAGEGWAANRLDLDVQGASVLPLAT is encoded by the coding sequence ATGGCCGGTCCAGCGTTCCGCGCCGCCGCCGTCCGGGTGCGCGTCCCCGCCACCAGCGCCAATCTCGGTCCGGGCTTCGACGCCCTGGGCCTCGGGCTGGGGCTCTACGACGACGTGGTCGTCCGGGTGGCCGACTCCGGGCTGCATATCGACATCGCGGGTGAGGGCAGCGAGACCCTGCCGCGGGACGAGAGTCACCTTCTCGTCCGTTCCCTGCGCACCGCCTTCGATCTGCTGGGCGGACAGCCCCGCGGCCTGGAGATCGTGTGCGCCAACCGCATCCCGCACGGCCGGGGCCTCGGTTCCTCCTCAGCCGCCATCTGCGCCGGCATCGTGGCCGCCCGCGCGGTGACGATAGGCGGCGAGGCCCGTCTGGACGACGCCGCGCTGCTGGAGCTGGCCACCGAGATCGAGGGCCACCCGGACAACGTGGCCGCCTGTCTGCTCGGCGGCTTCACCCTGTCCTGGATGGAGGGCGGCACCGCCCGGGCCATCAGGATGGACCCGCACGATTCCATCGTTCCGGTGGTTTTCGTGCCCGGAAAGCCGGTCCTGACCGAGACCGCGCGCGGCCTGCTCCCGCGCACCGTGCCGCACGTCGACGCCGCCGCCAACGCGGGCCGCGCCGCCCTGCTCGTCGAGGCCCTGACCAGGCGCCCCGAGCTGCTGCTGCCCGCCACCGAGGACCGCCTCCACCAGGAGTACCGCGCCCCGGCCATGCCGGAGAGCGCCGCGCTGGTGGAACGGCTGCGGGCCGACGGCATCCCGGCCGTGATCTCGGGCGCCGGGCCCACCGTCATGGCCCTCGCCGACGCCGACAGCGCCGACAAGGTGTCCCACCTCGCGGGTGAGGGCTGGGCCGCCAACCGGCTCGACCTGGATGTCCAGGGAGCGAGCGTGCTGCCGCTTGCGACCTGA
- the rpmE gene encoding 50S ribosomal protein L31: MKRDIHPEYVETQVSCTCGASFTTRSTIESGTIRAEVCSECHPFYTGKQKILDTGGRVARFEARFGKAAAGSKK; this comes from the coding sequence TTGAAGCGCGACATCCACCCCGAGTACGTCGAGACGCAGGTCAGCTGCACCTGCGGTGCGTCGTTCACCACCCGTAGCACCATCGAGTCCGGCACCATCCGGGCCGAGGTCTGCTCCGAGTGCCACCCGTTCTACACGGGCAAGCAGAAGATCCTCGACACCGGTGGCCGTGTGGCCCGCTTCGAGGCCCGCTTCGGCAAGGCTGCCGCCGGCTCCAAGAAGTAG
- the prfA gene encoding peptide chain release factor 1 — protein sequence MFEAVEELVAEHADLETKLADPSVHADQANARKLNKRYAELTPIVATYRSWKQTGDDIETAREFAADDPDFAAEVKDLEKQREGLTEKLRLLLVPRDPSDDKDVILEIKAGAGGDESALFAGDLLRMYLRYAERVGWKTEIIDSTESELGGYKDVQVAVKARGQIEPGQGVWARLKYEGGVHRVQRVPATESQGRIHTSAAGVLVTPEAEEVDVEINPNDLRIDVYRSSGPGGQSVNTTDSAVRITHIPTGVVASCQNEKSQLQNKEQALRILRSRLLAMAQEEAEREAADARRSQVRTVDRSEKIRTYNFPENRISDHRVGFKAYNLDQVLDGDLDAVIQACVDADSAAKLAAA from the coding sequence ATGTTCGAGGCCGTCGAGGAACTCGTCGCCGAGCACGCCGATCTGGAGACGAAGCTCGCCGACCCGTCGGTCCACGCCGACCAGGCGAACGCGCGCAAGCTGAACAAGCGCTACGCCGAGCTGACCCCGATCGTCGCCACGTACCGCTCCTGGAAGCAGACCGGCGACGACATCGAGACCGCGCGCGAGTTCGCGGCCGACGACCCCGACTTCGCCGCCGAGGTCAAGGACCTGGAGAAGCAGCGCGAGGGCCTGACCGAGAAGCTGCGCCTGCTGCTCGTCCCGCGCGACCCGAGTGACGACAAGGACGTCATCCTGGAGATCAAGGCGGGCGCGGGCGGCGACGAGTCGGCGCTGTTCGCCGGTGACCTGCTGCGCATGTACCTGCGCTACGCCGAGCGCGTCGGCTGGAAGACCGAGATCATCGACTCCACCGAGTCCGAGCTGGGCGGCTACAAGGACGTCCAGGTCGCGGTGAAGGCCCGCGGGCAGATCGAGCCCGGCCAGGGTGTGTGGGCCCGGCTGAAGTACGAGGGCGGGGTGCACCGGGTGCAGCGCGTCCCGGCCACCGAGTCCCAGGGCCGTATCCACACCTCCGCGGCCGGTGTGCTGGTCACCCCGGAGGCGGAGGAGGTCGACGTCGAGATCAACCCGAACGACCTGCGCATCGACGTCTACCGGTCCTCCGGCCCGGGCGGCCAGTCCGTCAACACCACCGACTCCGCCGTGCGCATCACGCACATCCCGACCGGAGTCGTCGCCTCCTGCCAGAACGAGAAGAGCCAGCTGCAGAACAAGGAGCAGGCGCTGCGTATCCTGCGCTCCAGGCTGCTCGCCATGGCCCAGGAGGAGGCGGAGAGGGAGGCCGCGGACGCCCGCCGCAGCCAGGTCCGCACCGTGGACCGCTCCGAGAAGATCCGCACCTACAACTTCCCGGAGAACCGCATCTCCGACCACCGCGTCGGCTTCAAGGCGTACAACCTGGACCAGGTCCTGGACGGCGACCTCGACGCGGTCATCCAGGCCTGCGTCGACGCCGACTCGGCGGCGAAGCTCGCCGCCGCGTAA